The following coding sequences lie in one Erwinia amylovora genomic window:
- a CDS encoding protein-tyrosine phosphatase family protein has translation MIPNSALPPIPPRSEKYFELASVNQSSRSPVLSQVEVAKNTSENLMKSPALTSTSEREFLEKRLEEVKEEMRPVANDPRYFAQNNNKINRFNDVLALNETRVGEDLNANKIKIGGKYCAIAGQYPLEGQLVNYFKMIVAEKCAGIVVLASEDEIKDPMNKMPNYFGIAGDYNEGVTTSSEKIDTQQLRDNSTMHIYELVIKGCGDDYPVKVFHVLKWPDHGTLSPEAILEANGLVRKMQNEGLPFVHCRAGVGRTGVFIATTALQNDISVQEIVEDMRRSRNGSMVQNSEQLECFVKIALSLGRNLITSLPTEESGAFEQKGTGKSEEVPPPLLPRRDAKAPAPLAEDLITERTISAGQKKIFRIRNLPSQDNVESKVQRIFDNRTPVLTVLTALNEFSPVQLKESAAGFFTQEHEYPSGLKTRSVETAKIQFGELKAVAYSMSISDDKVKINVPVVHIYNWPVTGRPSKNVIYNIVAYLIKLRNKSVDAYQNKGSRAVKDPDKLVPIICRPEGAHRAGYFIDAFTALS, from the coding sequence ATGATTCCAAACTCCGCTCTGCCACCAATCCCCCCCCGTTCTGAAAAATATTTTGAGCTTGCATCTGTTAATCAATCATCAAGATCTCCGGTTCTCTCTCAGGTGGAGGTAGCAAAGAACACTTCCGAAAATTTAATGAAATCGCCAGCGTTGACATCAACGTCCGAGAGGGAGTTTTTAGAAAAAAGACTGGAAGAAGTAAAAGAGGAGATGCGACCGGTTGCAAACGATCCCCGTTATTTTGCCCAAAATAATAATAAGATAAATCGTTTCAATGATGTATTAGCATTAAATGAAACCCGGGTAGGTGAAGATCTCAATGCTAATAAAATTAAGATCGGAGGTAAATACTGTGCTATTGCCGGTCAATACCCCCTGGAAGGGCAGTTAGTAAATTATTTCAAAATGATAGTAGCAGAAAAATGTGCGGGGATTGTTGTTTTAGCCTCGGAAGATGAAATCAAAGACCCGATGAATAAAATGCCGAACTACTTTGGCATTGCAGGGGACTATAATGAAGGAGTTACCACTTCATCTGAAAAAATTGACACCCAACAACTACGCGATAATTCAACGATGCACATTTATGAGCTGGTTATAAAGGGTTGTGGCGACGATTACCCTGTTAAAGTGTTTCATGTTCTCAAATGGCCAGACCATGGGACTTTAAGCCCTGAGGCAATCCTGGAAGCTAATGGCCTTGTCAGGAAAATGCAAAATGAAGGGCTACCGTTTGTACACTGCCGTGCGGGGGTGGGACGCACCGGGGTGTTTATTGCTACTACAGCCCTGCAAAACGATATAAGCGTGCAAGAAATTGTTGAGGATATGCGTAGAAGCCGCAATGGGTCAATGGTTCAGAACAGTGAGCAGCTGGAGTGTTTCGTAAAAATTGCTCTATCACTAGGGCGAAATCTGATCACATCATTACCAACAGAAGAATCAGGAGCATTTGAACAGAAAGGAACGGGCAAGAGCGAAGAAGTACCCCCTCCACTACTTCCCCGTAGAGATGCGAAAGCACCTGCACCACTGGCTGAAGACCTGATCACTGAAAGAACAATTTCTGCTGGCCAGAAAAAAATCTTTAGGATCCGCAACCTCCCTTCACAGGACAATGTGGAAAGTAAAGTGCAAAGAATTTTCGATAACCGCACTCCCGTTCTTACTGTTTTGACAGCATTGAATGAATTTAGCCCGGTACAGTTAAAAGAAAGTGCGGCTGGATTTTTCACCCAGGAACATGAATATCCATCAGGACTTAAGACCCGATCTGTGGAAACCGCAAAGATCCAATTTGGGGAGTTAAAGGCTGTTGCTTATTCGATGAGCATTTCTGATGATAAGGTTAAAATCAATGTGCCAGTGGTTCATATTTACAACTGGCCTGTCACTGGCAGACCGAGTAAAAATGTTATCTATAATATTGTGGCTTATCTGATTAAACTTCGGAATAAAAGTGTGGATGCTTATCAAAATAAAGGAAGTAGAGCTGTTAAGGATCCTGATAAATTAGTGCCGATAATATGTCGCCCTGAAGGGGCACACCGTGCAGGATATTTTATTGATGCCTTTACAGCGCTGAGCTAG